From a region of the Mercurialis annua linkage group LG1-X, ddMerAnnu1.2, whole genome shotgun sequence genome:
- the LOC126653588 gene encoding casein kinase 1-like protein HD16, translated as MPELRSGARRSKRLDDLQTLQQPVNTAENWIQPAQNKTRRRVGGRGRGGNAAGVAKGSTPAIPTRPTTAGRGRGIRLIDLDPEPCEVEAAARGASEPGYNQVEVVADKDIAMEGESGDKALGAEEEGSATPVPERVQVGNSPVYKTERKLGKGGFGQVYVGKRVSGGTDRTGPDAIEVALKFEHRNSKGCNYGPPYEWQVYNSLNGCYGIPWVHYKGRQGDFYILVMDILGPSLWDVWNSLGQSMSPNMAACIAVEAISILEKLHMKGFVHGDVKPENFLLGQPGTADEKKLYLIDLGLASRWKDQSSGQHVDYDQRPDVFRGTIRYASVHAHLGRIGSRRDDLESLAYTLIFLIKGRLPWQGYQGDNKSFLVCKKKMATSPDLMCCFCPAPFKQFLEAVTNMKFDEEPNYAKLISYFDSLIEPCTPLRPIRIDGALKVGQKRGRLLINLEEDEQPKKKVRLGSPATQWISVYNARRPMKQRYHYNVADARLRQHVDKGNEDGLYISCVASAANLWALIMDAGTGFTSQVYELSAVFLHKDWIMEQWEKNFYISSIAGASNGSSLVVMSKGTPYTQQSYKVSESFPYKWINKKWKEGFHVTSMTTAGTRWGVVMSRNAGYSDQVVELDYLYPSEGIHRRWESGYRITSMAATADQAAFILSIPKRKMVDETQETLRTSAFPSTHVKEKWSKNLYIASICYGRTVC; from the exons ATGCCAGAATTGAGAAGCGGAGCCCGGAGATCAAAGCGTCTTGATGATCTTCAGACTCTTCAGCAACCTGTTAACACAGCTGAGAACTGGATACAGCCTGCTCAAAATAAGACTAGAAGGAGAGTTGGTGGTAGAGGAAGAGGTGGTAATGCTGCAGGTGTAGCTAAAGGGTCTACGCCAGCTATCCCCACTAGGCCGACTACTGCAGGTAGAGGCCGAGGAATTAGGTTAATTGATTTAGATCCAGAACCTTGTGAAGTTGAAGCTGCAGCTCGAGGAGCTTCTGAACCTGGTTATAATCAAGTTGAGGTGGTGGCAGATAAAGATATTGCAATGGAAGGTGAGAGTGGTGATAAAGCATTGGGAGCTGAAGAAGAAGGAAGCGCGACTCCAGTTCCCGAGAGG GTGCAAGTGGGAAATTCTCCTGTATATAAAACAGAAAGGAAGCTGGGTAAGGGTGGTTTTGGCCAAGTTTATGTTGGGAAAAGGGTAAGCGGTGGTACTGATAGAACAGGACCAGATGCGATTGAG GTTGCACTAAAATTTGAGCACCGAAATAGCAAAGGTTGCAATTATGGCCCTCCTTATGAGTGGCAAGTGTATAA TTCTCTAAATGGATGTTATGGAATTCCTTGGGTACATTACAAGGGTCGCCAAGGGGATTTCTACATTCTG gtcATGGACATTCTTGGGCCGAGTCTTTGGGATGTTTGGAATTCCCTTGGCCAATC GATGTCACCAAATATGGCTGCCTGCATTGCTGTGGAGGCAATATCAATTCTTGAGAAGCTTCATATGAAGGG GTTTGTGCATGGAGATGTGAAGCCAGAGAATTTTTTACTTGGACAACCTGGAACTGCCGATGAGAAGAAGCTATATCTAATTGATCTTGGACTGG CATCTAGGTGGAAAGATCAATCATCTGGTCAACATGTTGATTATGATCAGAGGCCTGATGTGTTTAG GGGAACAATAAGATATGCTAGCGTTCATGCACATTTAGGTCGGATTGGAAGTAGGCGGGATGACCTTGAGTCATTGGCATACACTTTGATATTTCTTATAAAAGGAAGGCTTCCTTGGCAGGGGTATCAG GGGGATAACAAGAGTTTTCTTGTTTGTAAGAAAAAAATGGCTACTTCTCCAGACTTGATGTGTTGTTTTTGTCCTGCCCCATTCAAACAATTTCTTGAAGCGGTCACAAATATGAAGTTTGACGAGGAACCCAATTATGCCAAGCTGATTTCTTATTTTGACAGCCTGATTGAACCTTGCACTCCATTAAGGCCAATTAGAATTGATGGAGCTCTTAAG GTTGGACAAAAACGTGGAAGGTTACTTATAAATTTGGAGGAGGACGAGCAACCTAAGAAGAAAGTTCGATTAGGCAGTCCTGCTACACAGTGGATATCTGTTTACAATGCACGCCGTCCAATGAAGCAGCG ATATCACTATAATGTAGCTGATGCAAGGCTGCGCCAGCATGTGGACAAGGGTAATGAAGACGGGTTATATATAAGCTGTGTGGCCTCTGCAGCTAATCTATGGGCGTTAATCATGGATGCTGGAACCGGTTTCACTTCACAGGTTTATGAGCTGTCGGCCGTCTTCTTGCACAAG GATTGGATTATGGAACAGTGGGAAAAAAATTTCTATATCAGTTCAATAGCTGGTGCGAGTAATGGAAGTTCTTTAGTTGTCATGTCCAAAG GAACTCCTTACACTCAACAATCTTATAAAGTGAGCGAATCTTTTCCTTATAAGTGGATAAATAAGAAGTGGAAAGAAGGGTTTCATGTCACTTCCATGACAACTGCTGGCACTCGCTGGGGTGTAGTGATGTCCAGAAATGCTGGATATTCCGATCAG GTTGTGGAGCTCGATTATTTGTACCCAAGTGAAGGAATACATCGACGATGGGAAAGTGGGTATAGGATCACATCTATGGCTGCTACCGCTGACCAGGCTGCCTTCATATTAAGCATACCCAAAAGGAAAATGGTTGATGAAACTCAGGAAACTCTGCGTACCTCTGCGTTCCCGAGCACCCATGTAAAG GAAAAATGGTCTAAAAATCTGTACATAGCATCCATCTGCTATGGCCGAACGGTGTGCTAA